One Drosophila willistoni isolate 14030-0811.24 chromosome XL unlocalized genomic scaffold, UCI_dwil_1.1 Seg142, whole genome shotgun sequence genomic region harbors:
- the LOC6653112 gene encoding UPF0472 protein C16orf72 homolog, with amino-acid sequence MQQQQDSSGGEESWLEEQYHREIDGQHDECEREYACQRDNNLSTVWGAFQDSATAVAQLYRERSSNTFQHTAAPTADATSAGGHGAGTGAGALWLPFQTAAGTVTTLYKESCDGLKRTSDAAVQCGYQRRTRELADWARSKKRRMIRREDLLAYLAGKPTPPPTTHNHPHANRRSPKPEHIHHHGCGVGLPSGAASIGASGFVSSGLGIASLPSSPNIGAAAVAGAGAAGGVHGAGGGLNPGGIGDDLHTFKEALVLRPRGPELFAFVANEIARHCKRPGSPIDDKMDICHYSSKRQRFM; translated from the exons atgcaacaacagcaagatTCATCGGGTGGCGAGGAGAGCTGGCTGGAGGAGCAATATCATCGGGAGATCGATGGTCAACATGATGAATGTGAAAGGGAATATGCATGTCAGAGGGACAATAATTTGAGCACCGTTTGGGGCGCATTCCAGGATTCGGCCACAGCGGTTGCTCAGCTTTATCGTG AGCGCTCATCGAACACGTTTCAACACACAGCAGCCCCAACAGCAGATGCCACATCGGCAGGCGGTCACGGAGCTGGAACTGGAGCCGGAGCCTTGTGGCTGCCATTTCAGACAGCAGCCGGCACCGTAACAACTTTATATAAAG AATCATGTGATGGTCTGAAACGTACCAGCGATGCTGCTGTACAATGTGGCTACCAACGACGCACACGTGAATTGGCCGATTGGGCGCGCAGCAAAAAACGCCGCATGATTCGACGTGAGGATCTATTAGCCTATTTGGCTGGTAAGCCGACACCACCGCCGACTACACACAATCATCCACATGCCAATCGTCG ATCACCCAAGCCAGAACATATTCATCATCATGGTTGTGGTGTGGGTCTTCCTTCAGGCGCTGCTTCCATAGGAGCTAGTGGTTTTGTTAGCTCTGGTCTAGGTATCGCTTCATTACCCTCGTCTCCCAATATTGGtgccgctgctgttgccgGTGCTGGAGCTGCTGGAGGTGTACATGGCGCAGGTGGTGGCCTAAATCCTGGCGGTATCGGAGATGATTTGCACACATTTAAGGAGGCCTTAGTTTTGCGTCCACG CGGTCCGGAACTATTTGCATTTGTTGCCAATGAAATAGCGCGTCACTGCAAGCGTCCCGGCAGCCCAATCGATGATAAAATGGATATATGTCATTATAGTAGTAAACGTCAGCGTTTTATGTAA